From Desulfovibrio porci:
CCGAAGCGGGCTTGCGCCCCAGCAGCAAGCCCAGGCGGGGCGCAGCCTCCAGCAGGCTCATGGGTTTGTCCGAACGGGCCATGCGGATCAGGCCCATGAAGCTGTCCTCCAGCAGTTCCCGGAAGAGCATGAACAGACCCAGCGCCGCGATGATCGCAAGCAGGATGCCCAACAGCCGCCGGGGAACGCCGTAGACGTTTTTCGCGTCCGCGTCCGGCATTTCGGACGGCGTCTCACATGTGGCGGGCGGCCGCGCGGAGCGGACCGGATCGTCCTTGCGCCGGAAATCGCGGCGCGCGTTTTTCGCTCGGGACATGCCTGCCTCCTCCTGGCCGGGCAAGATACGAAAAAACGGGCTCCGCGCCGCGCCCCTGGGACGCGGGAGCGGAGCCCGTGGATGCCGGATGCAAGCGGCGGCTTACGGTTTCAGACCCATCTTGGCCACGGCCTGCATGCCGCCCGTGGAATTGACCACGTCGGTGATGCCGTTGCGGGCCAGGACCAGCAGGCTGTCATAGGCGCGCAGGCCAGTATTGCAGATGAGGGCCACGGGCCGGTCTCTGGGCACTTCGTTGACCCTGGCCGCGATTTCCTCCAGCGGAATGGAGTGCCATTCCGGATGCTCGGCCTGAACGGCCTGACCGGCCTTGGCCGGGCGGGCGTCGATAAAGAAAATGTGGTTCTGGTTGCGTTTTTTCCACAACTCCATGAATTCGTCGCCGGTCACGGGTTTGAAGCGCCCGGCCAGCACGTTGTCCGCCACGTTGGCCACCACGTTGACCACGTCCATGGCCGAGGCGAAGGGCGGCGCGTAGGAAATTTCCAGGTTGGAGATGTCCTCCACCGTGGGCTTGGCGTATTGCAGCACGCTGGCCACGGCGTCCACGCGAGCCTTGAGGGCGTCGCCCGCCGAGCAGGCTCCTTGGATGCCCAGCACACGGCGGGTGGGCTTGTCCACCACCAGTTCCAGGCTCATCATGTTCTTTTCGGGATAGAAGTGGGCGCGGTCCAGCTGCTCCACGCTGACGCCGATGGCGTCGTAGCCTTCCTTGCGGGCGCGTTCCACGGTAAGGCCCGCGCCGCAGAAGGACAGCTCGAAAAGTTTCACCGCCCAGGCGCCCACATAGCCGGGGAAGGTGGCGTCGCCGCCCGCCAGATTGGTGCCGATGACGCGGCCCTGGCGGTTGGCCATGCTGCCCAGGGGCAGATAGCCCGGCTTGCCGGTGATGATATTTTTGATGCACACGCAGTCGCCGCCCGCGTAGATGGCCGGGTCGGACGTGCGCATGTGCTCGTCCACCACCACCGCGCCGAAGGAGGCCACTTCCAGGCCCGCGTCCTTGGCCAATTGCCCGTTGGGGACGAAACCGGCGGCAAAAATCACGAGTTGGGCGGGCAGTTCGCGCTTGTCCGTGACCACCTTGCTCACCGCGCCGTCCTTGCCTTCCAGCTTGAGCACTTTTTCGGAAGTGTAGACGTTCACCTTGTGGCTTTCGCAGTCATGGGCGGCCATCTTCGCCAGGGAGTGGGAGAGCACGCCCGGCAGGATCTGGTCCATCATTTCCACCACGCTGACCTTGACGCCCCACATGTCGGCCAGGGCCACGGCGGCCTCCAGACCGATGAAGCCGCCGCCCACGATGACGGCCTCGCTGACCTTGCCTTCCTGGCAGGCCGAGCGGATGGCGTCGGCGGCCTCCAGGCGGGTGAGCGAAAGCACGTTGTTGAGGTCCTTGCCCTCCACCGGCGGCACGCGCGGACTCGCGCCCGTGGCCAGCACCAGCTTGTCGTAAGGCAGCTTTTCCTCCTTGCCGCTGACCACGTCCTTGACCAGCAGGGTCTTGGCCGCGCGGTCAATGGTCAGGGCGCGGGTCTGGTTGCGCACGGTGAAGCCCTTCATGGCGCGGAAAAATTCGGGGTCGCGCACGGTGTGGTAGGGCGTGGAGCGCAGGTCGTCCAGATTCTGGATTTCGCCGGAAACATAGTAGGGGATGCCGCAACCGCCGTAGGAAATGTAGACGTTTTCGTCCACAAGGGTCACTTCGGCGTCGGGCATCAGCCGCATGCAGCGGGAGGCGGCTTTGGGACCCAGGGCCACGCCGCCCACAATGAGAATTTTTTCAGGCATATATTACTCCTTAATTGTTATAGACTGATACATACACCGTTCCACAGGCATGCCCTGTGTCCTTGAGGGGGAAACGCGCGGTTTTTCCGGCGATCAGGAGGCCGGAAAAATAAGCGGGGGATTTTCCAGAAATTGGCACGCGGCGCTTTAGGAGCACGGCCCGCACGCGGGCAAGTTCCGTTTTACGCCGCGCGTGGGTATTGTAATGCCCGCCATGCG
This genomic window contains:
- a CDS encoding FAD-dependent oxidoreductase; translation: MPEKILIVGGVALGPKAASRCMRLMPDAEVTLVDENVYISYGGCGIPYYVSGEIQNLDDLRSTPYHTVRDPEFFRAMKGFTVRNQTRALTIDRAAKTLLVKDVVSGKEEKLPYDKLVLATGASPRVPPVEGKDLNNVLSLTRLEAADAIRSACQEGKVSEAVIVGGGFIGLEAAVALADMWGVKVSVVEMMDQILPGVLSHSLAKMAAHDCESHKVNVYTSEKVLKLEGKDGAVSKVVTDKRELPAQLVIFAAGFVPNGQLAKDAGLEVASFGAVVVDEHMRTSDPAIYAGGDCVCIKNIITGKPGYLPLGSMANRQGRVIGTNLAGGDATFPGYVGAWAVKLFELSFCGAGLTVERARKEGYDAIGVSVEQLDRAHFYPEKNMMSLELVVDKPTRRVLGIQGACSAGDALKARVDAVASVLQYAKPTVEDISNLEISYAPPFASAMDVVNVVANVADNVLAGRFKPVTGDEFMELWKKRNQNHIFFIDARPAKAGQAVQAEHPEWHSIPLEEIAARVNEVPRDRPVALICNTGLRAYDSLLVLARNGITDVVNSTGGMQAVAKMGLKP